CCGTGGAGGCCAGCGGACCCATCGTGGTGTCGGCGTCGCGCGGATCGCCGAGGACAACGCGGGACTCGAGCCGAGCACGCAGCGCCTCGACCACCGGATCCACCTGCGCGGAGGGCACGATGACGCGGCGGATCGCGGTGCACTTCTGTCCCGTCTTCGCGGTCATCTCCAGGGTCACCGACTTGATGAAGGCCTCGAACTCCACGGAGTCCGGTGCGGCGTCGGGACCGAGGATGGCGGCGTTGAGCGAATCGGTCTCCGCGGTGAAGCGCACGCCCTGGTTCGCCACGTTGTCATGGGAGCGCAGCAGCTGGGCCGTGTTCGCCGAACCGGTGAAGGCCACGTGGTCGCGGTGGTCCAGGTGATCGAGCAGGTCACGGGCGGATCCGGAGATCAGCTGCAGCGCGCCGGCGGGGATCAGCCCGGAATCTATCATCAGCCGCACACAGGCCTGCGTGACGTAGGCGGTCTGCGAGGCCGGCTTCACGATGGTCGGGACTCCGGCGATGAAGCTGGGGGCAAACTTCTCCAGCATCCCCCAGACGGGGAAGTTGAAGGCGTTGATCTGCACCGCCACACCGGTCAGCCGGGTGTAGATGTGCTCACCCAGGAAGGATCCGTCGCGGGAGAGCTGCTCCACCGCCCCGTCGACGATGACGTTGGCGTTGGGCAGCTCCTTGCGACCTTTGGAGGAGAAGGTGCGGATGGTGCCGATGCCGCCGTCGACGTCGATCAGGTGGTCCCGACGGGTGGAGCCGGTCCGGTCGGAGAGCTCGTAGAGCTCCTCGCGGTGCTCGTGGAGGTAGGCAGCCAGATGCTTGAGCCGCAGCGCGCGCTGGTGGATCGTCAGCTGCCCCAGGCTGGCCTGACCCGAGGAACGGGCATGGGCGACGGCGGCGGCCGTGTCCAACCCCTCGGTGGAGACCCGGCAGACCGGCTCGCCGGTGGACGCGTCGAGGATGTCACTGGCCCGCTCCGGGCTCTCCGGGGTCCACCAGGAATCCTGGATGTAGCTGGGCAGCAGGCGCGGAGCCGCAGAAGTGTCAAGGGCAGCCATGGGGTCCTCTCGGTGACAGTGGAACAGACCGCGGCACAACTGACCGATCGGTCGGTAATTTGTCTCATCCTAACGCGAGAAGCGTGGATGTGACACCCCACACACGGAGCCCCACCCCGGAGCCGCCCCGGAGCGACTCCTGAGCCGCTCGAGATCAGCCCCGAGGTTCACCACGGTGCGGCCACGAACCTGGCCGGCGAGGATCTGCTCAGCCTGCTCGAACACCCCGTCCAGAGCGATCTCCTGGGTCATCTCATCCAGCAGCTCCAGGGGCAGGTCGGTGGCCAGCCGCCTCCAGGCCTCTTCGCGCAGCGCCTGTGGCGCGGTGACGGAGTTGATCCCGGCGAGGGTGACTCCGCGCAGGATGAACGGCATCACGGTGGTGGGCAGATCGTGACCCTGCGCCAGCCCGCAGCTGGTGACCGTGCCGCCGTCCTCGGTCTGGGAGAGGATGTTCGCCAGCGTGGCTGAGCCTGCCGAGTCCACGCCGCCGGCCCAGCGGCGCTTCTGCAGCGGGGCTCCGGGCTCGGCGAACTCGGCGCGGTCCAGCAGGTCGCTGGCACCGAGGCGCCGGAGGTACTCACCCTGGGTGTCTGCCCTCCCGGTCACCGCGCTCACCTGGTAGCCGAGCTTCGCCAGCAGCGCGATCGCCACCGATCCCACGCCCCCGGCAGAGCCGGTGACGACGACGGCGCCCGCCTCAGGCCGCACTCCCCCGCGCTGAAGCGCGAGCACCGAGAGCATCGCGGTGAACCCCGCTGTGCCGATCGCCGCGGCCTGGCGCGCAGTCAGCCCCGCGGGAAGCTTCACCAGGTGCTGGCCCGAGACGCGGGCACGCTGGGCGAGTCCGCCGTGAGCTGACTCGCCGATGCCGCCGCCGGTGAGCACCACCTCGTCACCGCGAGTGAACGCTGGGTCCGCCGAGGCGGTCACCTCCCCGACCAGATCGATGCCGGGGATCAGCGGAGAGGTGCGGGCGACCCCGGGCTTGCCCGCCAGCGCGAGCCCGTCCTTGTAGTTGATCCCGGAGTAGTGCACGGCGATGTCCACCGGGGCGTCCCCGCCGGAGTCGTCGAGGAAATGGTCCTCGAGGTCGACCATTTCTGCCTGGTGCTCCTGGATTCGCCCCTTGTCCAGGGTCTGCTGGATCAGTGCTGCGCGAAAGCTCATGACTGCCTCCTTGGCATTGGGTGCTCATGCTGAGTGTGATCGTCGAAGATCAACGCCGTCTGTGAGGACTGCACGCACGCCAGGGACTGGATCCGCTCGAAGATCACCCGGCGAAGCTCCTCCACGGTCCGGGTGCGCACCAGCAGAACGGCGTCGTACTGGCCTCCCACCAGAGCCAGATGTCGCACGGCAGGCTCATCGGCGAGCGCCCCGCGCAGCACCTCCCAGTCATCCTGCTTCAGCGTGAGGAAGACATAGGCGGCCGTGGCCATCCCGGCGGCGCGGGAATCGATCACGGCGGTGTAGCCCTCCAGCACTCCCGATCGACGCAGGCGGGAGATGCGCT
The nucleotide sequence above comes from Nesterenkonia halotolerans. Encoded proteins:
- the paaZ gene encoding phenylacetic acid degradation bifunctional protein PaaZ, whose translation is MAALDTSAAPRLLPSYIQDSWWTPESPERASDILDASTGEPVCRVSTEGLDTAAAVAHARSSGQASLGQLTIHQRALRLKHLAAYLHEHREELYELSDRTGSTRRDHLIDVDGGIGTIRTFSSKGRKELPNANVIVDGAVEQLSRDGSFLGEHIYTRLTGVAVQINAFNFPVWGMLEKFAPSFIAGVPTIVKPASQTAYVTQACVRLMIDSGLIPAGALQLISGSARDLLDHLDHRDHVAFTGSANTAQLLRSHDNVANQGVRFTAETDSLNAAILGPDAAPDSVEFEAFIKSVTLEMTAKTGQKCTAIRRVIVPSAQVDPVVEALRARLESRVVLGDPRDADTTMGPLASTDQRDEVARAVDALVSAGGAVRVGGPESGTGSADASRGAFFPATVLSFAEPRTPAVHSVEAFGPVTSVLGYADVDDAVDLAALGGGSLVATVCTHDPEIAAEFTRGIASHHGRVLFLDRDDAKTSTGHGSPLPHLVHGGPGRAGGGEELGGIRAVKHYMQRTAVQGSPDLLTGVTGVWHRGAKAVTAMPETVADGSAVHPFRKSLAELRIGDQFASGLRTVALEDITAFAESTGDTFYAHTNEEAATANPFFPRRVAHGYLLVAWAAGLFVEPAPGPVLANTGLENLSFQTPVTYDDSIRVTLTAKQIIPRETDDYGEVRWDTVLHNQHDEIVATYDVLTRVAKESKPEWV
- a CDS encoding MDR family oxidoreductase, with translation MSFRAALIQQTLDKGRIQEHQAEMVDLEDHFLDDSGGDAPVDIAVHYSGINYKDGLALAGKPGVARTSPLIPGIDLVGEVTASADPAFTRGDEVVLTGGGIGESAHGGLAQRARVSGQHLVKLPAGLTARQAAAIGTAGFTAMLSVLALQRGGVRPEAGAVVVTGSAGGVGSVAIALLAKLGYQVSAVTGRADTQGEYLRRLGASDLLDRAEFAEPGAPLQKRRWAGGVDSAGSATLANILSQTEDGGTVTSCGLAQGHDLPTTVMPFILRGVTLAGINSVTAPQALREEAWRRLATDLPLELLDEMTQEIALDGVFEQAEQILAGQVRGRTVVNLGADLERLRSRSGAAPGWGSVCGVSHPRFSR
- a CDS encoding Lrp/AsnC family transcriptional regulator, with translation MDHQILHALSVDARQSVSAIAAGLHLSRANAYERISRLRRSGVLEGYTAVIDSRAAGMATAAYVFLTLKQDDWEVLRGALADEPAVRHLALVGGQYDAVLLVRTRTVEELRRVIFERIQSLACVQSSQTALIFDDHTQHEHPMPRRQS